A window of the Halopseudomonas phragmitis genome harbors these coding sequences:
- a CDS encoding LuxR C-terminal-related transcriptional regulator, whose amino-acid sequence MTLSIPLNPGKIFRPPLPVDHLPRPELIGLLNKARQRRLILVCAPAGFGKSTLAIEYCQQLDAPWRSAWVSLDGRDGQPAQFLRTLVDALATLYPGLGEAELALLQQHHSQQPLDVEQRAVSILSELRARHAEDQPLVLVLDDYHLVQSPPCDRLCALLLEHLPGNIQLFITSRQKPDWHLARLRLSHQLLELGEEHLRLSNDEARLFLEQAGLDLADPEWTRQALQRNEGWIAGLRLLSVAAEQQSRPLALPLSGPLVDEYLLEEVILRQPEPVRVFLHEIAWLDRFCVELCDSVRDASDSLDIITHLLRHHVFLVPLDNDGTWYRFHHLFSDVLRERVARDDPRLRLRTHLRACHWFGHQGRISDAVEHALAAERPEEAASLVQNLSLDQLLAEQHVGTLLRWKAELPSVLQGSSARLVLVHGWTLALACQLEDAEAMLARLSRFLPQANADRQRRVLGQALVLKGFLARAAGRLDEADHLSHQALACLDERDPGSRLMAMLTLADVELCRGHHEAARHWARSALELAQRAGNPLLEAQVVFMRARLLQARGQVGRALQLLERHSQELERMDYPEGLAVRARLRLYRGYLLGQQGDMGMALRLLDSGIEEGRRCRDVYVLMGYCVMGSLLTQQREVARAFDVLTEAERLMHLWDVPPIYYLGWITAIKSELWMHSERLDLAAHWLPRLRQTYCLESPAAPPPFFHALASLIEQIHAGLLWYRGEQVAAESLMRRLLSQLQHNGEKLRALSVQLHLLRMLFRTQRQAEAEQLLFSALVQAADDHLAGPFMRLVDQAPAGLAEALRRAPASALRDQLLERLPGVSGPDGRRINAALREPLSSRELDVLRCIAQGYSNQQISEALFISLHTVKSHARRINHKLGVSRRTQAVAQAKVLGLLG is encoded by the coding sequence ATGACTCTGTCGATCCCCCTCAACCCCGGCAAGATCTTCCGCCCGCCGCTGCCGGTGGATCATTTGCCGCGCCCTGAGTTGATCGGTCTGTTGAACAAGGCCCGCCAGCGCCGGCTGATTCTGGTCTGTGCACCGGCAGGGTTTGGCAAAAGCACCCTGGCGATCGAATACTGCCAACAGTTGGACGCGCCCTGGCGTTCTGCCTGGGTTTCACTGGATGGTCGTGACGGTCAGCCAGCGCAGTTCCTGCGGACCCTGGTCGATGCCCTGGCTACCCTTTATCCGGGGCTGGGCGAGGCCGAGCTGGCGTTGTTGCAGCAACACCACAGTCAGCAGCCGTTGGACGTTGAGCAGCGGGCGGTGTCGATCCTCTCCGAGTTGCGCGCCCGGCATGCCGAAGACCAGCCCCTGGTGCTGGTGCTGGACGACTACCATCTGGTCCAGAGTCCGCCCTGTGATCGTTTGTGCGCACTGTTGCTGGAACACCTGCCGGGCAATATTCAACTGTTCATCACCAGCCGCCAGAAGCCTGACTGGCACCTGGCCCGGCTGCGCCTGAGTCATCAGTTACTGGAACTGGGCGAAGAGCATTTGCGCCTGAGCAACGACGAAGCTCGGCTGTTTCTCGAGCAGGCTGGGCTGGACCTGGCCGACCCCGAGTGGACGCGCCAGGCGTTGCAGCGCAACGAAGGCTGGATCGCCGGTCTGCGGTTGCTCAGTGTTGCGGCCGAACAACAGTCCAGGCCGCTGGCCTTGCCGTTGTCCGGGCCGTTGGTGGACGAGTACCTGCTTGAAGAGGTGATTCTGCGCCAGCCCGAACCGGTGCGGGTATTTCTGCACGAAATTGCCTGGCTCGACCGTTTCTGTGTCGAGCTCTGCGACAGCGTGCGCGATGCCTCCGACAGCCTGGACATCATTACCCACCTGTTGCGGCACCATGTGTTTCTGGTACCGCTGGACAATGACGGCACCTGGTACCGCTTTCACCATCTGTTTTCCGACGTGCTGCGTGAGCGGGTTGCCCGTGACGATCCGCGCCTGCGTCTGCGCACTCATCTGCGAGCCTGCCACTGGTTTGGTCATCAGGGTCGGATCAGTGATGCGGTCGAGCATGCGCTGGCAGCCGAGCGACCGGAAGAGGCAGCCAGCCTGGTCCAGAACCTGTCGCTTGACCAATTGCTGGCCGAGCAGCATGTCGGCACCCTGTTGCGCTGGAAGGCTGAGTTGCCCAGCGTATTGCAGGGCAGCAGCGCGCGGCTGGTGCTGGTGCATGGCTGGACGCTGGCGCTGGCCTGTCAGCTTGAAGATGCCGAGGCCATGCTGGCCAGGCTCAGCCGCTTCCTGCCGCAGGCCAATGCCGACAGGCAGCGCCGGGTGCTGGGTCAGGCTCTGGTGCTCAAGGGGTTTCTGGCCCGGGCGGCGGGTCGTCTGGATGAGGCCGACCATCTCAGCCATCAGGCCCTGGCTTGTCTGGATGAGCGTGACCCCGGGAGCCGATTGATGGCGATGCTGACTCTGGCTGATGTCGAGCTGTGCCGTGGCCACCATGAGGCTGCCCGACACTGGGCTCGCAGCGCTCTGGAACTGGCGCAACGTGCCGGCAACCCGCTGCTTGAGGCTCAGGTGGTGTTCATGCGCGCCCGTTTGTTGCAGGCCCGAGGGCAGGTTGGCCGGGCCCTGCAACTGCTGGAGCGGCATAGCCAGGAACTGGAGCGGATGGATTATCCCGAGGGGTTGGCAGTCCGGGCTCGCCTGCGGCTTTACCGTGGTTATCTGCTGGGGCAGCAGGGCGACATGGGCATGGCCCTGCGCCTGCTCGATAGCGGCATTGAAGAGGGACGCCGCTGCCGGGATGTCTATGTGCTGATGGGCTACTGCGTGATGGGCAGTTTGTTGACCCAGCAACGTGAGGTGGCCCGTGCCTTCGATGTGCTGACCGAGGCCGAACGGCTCATGCATCTGTGGGACGTTCCGCCAATCTACTATCTGGGCTGGATCACGGCGATCAAGAGCGAGCTGTGGATGCACTCCGAGCGGCTTGATCTGGCTGCGCACTGGCTACCGCGTCTGCGTCAGACCTATTGTCTGGAGTCGCCAGCCGCGCCACCGCCATTCTTCCATGCGCTGGCTTCGCTGATTGAGCAGATTCATGCCGGACTGCTCTGGTATCGGGGCGAACAGGTCGCGGCCGAAAGCCTGATGCGCCGGCTGCTTTCGCAGCTCCAGCACAATGGGGAAAAGCTGCGGGCCTTGTCGGTTCAGTTGCATCTGCTGCGCATGCTGTTTCGTACCCAGCGCCAGGCTGAGGCTGAGCAGTTGCTGTTCAGTGCGCTGGTGCAGGCTGCCGATGATCATCTGGCCGGCCCGTTCATGCGTCTGGTCGATCAGGCACCAGCCGGGCTGGCCGAGGCTCTGCGCCGTGCACCGGCTTCAGCCTTGCGTGACCAGTTGCTGGAGCGTTTGCCTGGGGTCAGCGGCCCGGATGGTCGACGTATCAATGCGGCCCTGCGCGAACCGCTCAGCAGCCGTGAGCTGGATGTGCTGCGCTGCATCGCTCAGGGCTATTCAAACCAGCAGATCAGCGAAGCACTGTTCATCTCTTTGCACACGGTCAAGAGCCACGCCCGGCGGATCAACCACAAGCTGGGTGTCTCGCGGCGGACCCAGGCGGTGGCTCAGGCCAAGGTGCTAGGGCTGTTGGGGTGA
- a CDS encoding MFS transporter — protein sequence MSVTPTIDATTWKRAGKREWWGLAVLVLPTLLLALDMTVLHLAAPHLSADLKPTSSQLLWILDIYGFMIAGFLITMGTLGDRIGRRRLLLVGAFAFGVASVMAAFANSANMLILTRALLGIAGATLMPSTLSLIRNMFQVDSQRTLAITIWMTGFIVGSAIGPLVGGLMLEFFWWGAVFLLGVPVMLLLLIAGPLLLPEFRDEQAGRLDLVSALLCVATFLLVIYGIKSSARDGLSLLALLVSLSGLAVGWLFVRRQRLIAQPMFDLGLFANRAFSVSVVAMLLTILALSGAWLLIFQYLQGVVGLTPLQAGLVMLPSALVQTAASLLVPRMARWLKPSVLVSCGLLLAVMGFVALMLVSGRATVGLLVLGTVIMGAGVMPMMILGTDLVISSAPPEKAGTAAATSETAAELGMALGIAVIGTVGASVYRRQMTDSLPAGLSSEQYEVAVDTLGGALGVIEQLAPEAASQVLLSVQMAFSEALHVNAFIGALIMATTAVLTAVCLRQVRLGASSH from the coding sequence ATGAGTGTTACCCCGACAATCGACGCAACCACCTGGAAACGCGCGGGCAAGCGCGAGTGGTGGGGGTTGGCGGTCCTGGTATTGCCGACCCTGCTGCTGGCGCTGGACATGACTGTCCTGCATCTGGCTGCGCCGCACCTGAGCGCCGATCTCAAGCCGACCAGTTCGCAACTGTTGTGGATTCTCGACATCTACGGCTTCATGATCGCCGGTTTCCTGATCACCATGGGGACCCTGGGGGATCGTATCGGTCGGCGACGGTTGCTGCTGGTCGGCGCCTTTGCCTTTGGCGTTGCCTCGGTAATGGCGGCGTTCGCCAACTCGGCCAATATGCTGATTCTGACCCGCGCGCTACTCGGCATCGCCGGTGCGACCCTGATGCCTTCGACCCTGTCGCTGATCCGCAACATGTTCCAGGTCGATAGCCAGCGCACCCTGGCTATCACCATCTGGATGACCGGCTTCATCGTTGGCAGCGCCATTGGGCCGCTGGTAGGTGGGCTGATGCTGGAGTTCTTCTGGTGGGGGGCAGTGTTCCTGCTTGGTGTGCCTGTCATGCTTCTCCTTCTTATTGCTGGGCCATTGCTGTTGCCTGAGTTTCGCGATGAGCAGGCCGGGCGGCTGGATCTGGTCAGTGCGCTGTTGTGCGTGGCGACGTTTCTGCTGGTGATCTATGGCATCAAGAGCAGCGCTCGCGACGGCCTGAGTCTGCTGGCACTGCTGGTCAGCCTGAGCGGGCTTGCTGTGGGCTGGCTGTTCGTCCGGCGCCAGCGCCTGATTGCCCAGCCGATGTTCGATCTGGGGCTGTTTGCCAACCGGGCCTTCAGTGTCTCGGTGGTGGCCATGTTGCTGACCATTCTGGCGCTGTCTGGTGCCTGGCTGCTGATTTTCCAGTATTTGCAGGGTGTGGTTGGTCTGACGCCGCTGCAGGCCGGGCTGGTGATGTTGCCCTCGGCGCTGGTTCAAACCGCAGCCTCATTGCTGGTGCCGCGTATGGCGCGTTGGCTTAAACCTTCGGTACTGGTCAGTTGTGGGCTGCTGCTGGCGGTCATGGGGTTCGTCGCCCTGATGCTGGTCAGCGGGCGCGCAACGGTCGGCTTGCTGGTGCTGGGGACGGTCATCATGGGCGCCGGGGTAATGCCGATGATGATTCTTGGGACCGATCTGGTGATCAGTTCGGCACCGCCGGAGAAGGCCGGTACGGCCGCCGCTACCTCGGAAACTGCCGCCGAACTGGGTATGGCTCTGGGCATTGCGGTGATCGGCACAGTGGGTGCCAGCGTATACCGCCGGCAAATGACCGACAGCCTGCCAGCCGGGTTGAGCTCTGAGCAGTATGAGGTGGCCGTCGATACGTTGGGCGGTGCGCTGGGTGTGATCGAACAGTTGGCTCCGGAGGCCGCCAGTCAGGTTCTACTCAGTGTGCAGATGGCCTTTAGCGAAGCGCTGCACGTCAATGCGTTTATCGGTGCGCTGATCATGGCCACCACGGCTGTGCTGACTGCCGTGTGCCTGCGTCAGGTGCGGCTGGGAGCTAGCAGTCACTGA
- a CDS encoding MBL fold metallo-hydrolase, with the protein MDATHTTLIRETFPVGPLQCNCTIIGDPLTKKAIVVDPGGDHQFILKRLDELGLKVVSIIHTHAHLDHFLASGEMKKATGATLHLHEGDKFLWDNLEMQCRMFGVPYTPVPAPDQWLRDDEELACGCGVAMHTPGHTPGSMSFWFPQAKLLIAGDTLFRRGIGRTDLWGGDYGQIEKSIRQRLYTLDEEAVVVTGHGPDTRIGDEIRENPFIQG; encoded by the coding sequence ATGGACGCCACACATACCACGCTAATCCGCGAAACTTTCCCGGTCGGCCCGTTGCAGTGCAACTGCACGATCATTGGCGATCCGCTGACCAAAAAAGCCATCGTGGTCGATCCCGGCGGGGATCATCAGTTCATTCTCAAGCGTCTGGATGAGCTGGGCCTGAAAGTGGTCAGCATCATTCATACCCATGCTCATCTGGACCACTTTCTGGCCTCCGGGGAAATGAAGAAAGCTACCGGCGCCACACTGCATCTGCATGAGGGGGACAAGTTTCTCTGGGATAACCTGGAAATGCAGTGTCGGATGTTCGGGGTGCCTTATACGCCGGTGCCGGCGCCTGACCAGTGGTTGCGTGATGACGAGGAACTGGCCTGTGGTTGCGGGGTGGCGATGCATACTCCGGGGCATACCCCCGGCTCGATGAGCTTCTGGTTCCCCCAGGCCAAGCTGCTGATTGCCGGCGACACCCTGTTTCGTCGTGGGATCGGTCGCACCGATCTGTGGGGTGGCGACTATGGGCAGATCGAAAAATCGATTCGCCAGCGTCTGTATACACTGGACGAAGAGGCCGTGGTGGTGACTGGTCATGGGCCAGATACCCGAATAGGTGACGAGATTCGCGAAAACCCCTTCATACAAGGGTGA
- the sugE gene encoding quaternary ammonium compound efflux SMR transporter SugE, with the protein MNMAWIFLVTAGLLEVGWALGLKASAGFTRPLPSILTLLAMAASFYLLAQAMKVLPVGTAYAIWVGIGAVGTVVLGILIYGDSANPLRLASLLLVLAGLVGLKFAG; encoded by the coding sequence ATGAACATGGCTTGGATCTTTCTCGTCACCGCCGGCCTGCTGGAAGTCGGCTGGGCTCTTGGACTCAAGGCCTCTGCCGGTTTCACCCGCCCGCTCCCCAGTATTCTGACCCTGCTTGCCATGGCCGCCAGCTTCTATCTACTGGCTCAGGCCATGAAGGTGTTGCCGGTCGGTACCGCCTATGCCATCTGGGTCGGCATCGGTGCCGTCGGCACCGTTGTGCTGGGGATTCTGATCTATGGCGATAGCGCCAACCCGCTGCGCCTGGCCAGCTTGCTGCTGGTCCTGGCCGGCCTGGTGGGGCTCAAGTTTGCAGGTTGA